The Prunus persica cultivar Lovell chromosome G7, Prunus_persica_NCBIv2, whole genome shotgun sequence genome has a segment encoding these proteins:
- the LOC18769926 gene encoding protein Brevis radix-like 4 isoform X1 yields MLTCIARPKKLGDDSLSQPEVSDSTNTPASANNKQQAAIKSLTFQLKDMALKASGAYRHCAPCTGPAAQSRLKGTGESDADSDRFRWSYRRTGSSSSTTPRTWGKEMEARLKGISSGEGTPNSASGRRVDPVVFVEEREPKEWVAQVEPGVLITFVSLPRGGNDLKRIRFSREIFNKWQAQRWWAENYDRVMELYNVQRFNRQAFPLPTPPRSEDEVADLNFSVTDRSDANSNSALSSKMESAEASPVTPPLTRERLPRNLYRPTGMAMSYSSSDSLDHHPMQSRHYYDSGGINSTPKLSSISGTKTETSSMDASIRSSSSREADRSGELSISNASDLETEWVEQDEPGVYITIRALPGGKRELRRVRFSREKFGEMHARLWWEENRARIHEQYL; encoded by the exons ATGTTGACGTGCATAGCTCGGCCTAAGAAACTCGGCGACGACTCACTGAGTCAACCCGAAGTCTCCGACTCCACCAACACCCCCGCCTCCGCCAACAACAAGCAACAAGCCGCCATTAAATCCCTCACTTTCCAG CTCAAGGACATGGCATTGAAGGCCTCGGGAGCTTACAGGCACTGCGCCCCTTGCACCGGTCCGGCTGCTCAGAGTCGGCTCAAGGGGACCGGCGAGTCGGATGCTGACTCGGACAGGTTCAGGTGGTCGTACCGGCGGACCGGGAGCTCAAGCTCCACGACGCCGAGGACTTGGGGGAAGGAGATGGAGGCGAGGCTCAAGGGGATCTCCAGCGGCGAAGGCACCCCCAACTCGGCAAGCGGTCGCCGAGTTGACCCGGTCGTGTTCGTCGAAGAGCGCGAGCCCAAGGAGTGGGTGGCCCAGGTGGAGCCCGGAGTTCTCATCACGTTCGTCTCCCTGCCACGTGGCGGGAACGATCTCAAGCGCATTCGGTTCAG TCGAGAGATTTTTAACAAATGGCAAGCTCAGAGGTGGTGGGCTGAGAACTATGATAGGGTCATGGAACTTTACAATGTTCAAAGGTTTAACCGGCAGGCTTTCCCGCTTCCAACCCCACCAAGATCTGAAGATGAG GTTGCTGATCTCAATTTTTCTGTAACTGATCGTAGTGATGCCAATTCGAATTCAGCTTTG AGTTCAAAGATGGAATCTGCGGAAGCCAGCCCTGTAACTCCACCACTAACTAGAGAACGCCTACCTCGCAACTTGTACCGTCCAACGGGGATGGCTATGAGCTACTCATCCTCAGATTCACTTGATCATCACCCAATGCAGTCCCGCCATTACTATGATTCAGGTGGTATCAATTCCACGCCAAAACTCTCCAGCATAAGTGGGACCAAGACTGAGACATCGTCCATGGATGCTTCTATCAGAAGTAGTTCATCAAGGGAGGCAGATCGCTCAGGAGAGCTATCTATCAGCAACGCTAGCGATCTGGAGACTGAATGGGTTGAACAGGATGAGCCAGGGGTTTACATCACAATTAGAGCACTACCAGGGGGCAAACGGGAGCTTAGACGAGTCAGATTCAG CCGAGAAAAATTTGGGGAGATGCATGCCAGATTGTGGTGGGAAGAGAATCGGGCCAGGATACATGAACAGTACTTGTGA
- the LOC18769926 gene encoding protein Brevis radix-like 4 isoform X2 yields the protein MLTCIARPKKLGDDSLSQPEVSDSTNTPASANNKQQAAIKSLTFQLKDMALKASGAYRHCAPCTGPAAQSRLKGTGESDADSDRFRWSYRRTGSSSSTTPRTWGKEMEARLKGISSGEGTPNSASGRRVDPVVFVEEREPKEWVAQVEPGVLITFVSLPRGGNDLKRIRFSREIFNKWQAQRWWAENYDRVMELYNVQRFNRQAFPLPTPPRSEDESSKMESAEASPVTPPLTRERLPRNLYRPTGMAMSYSSSDSLDHHPMQSRHYYDSGGINSTPKLSSISGTKTETSSMDASIRSSSSREADRSGELSISNASDLETEWVEQDEPGVYITIRALPGGKRELRRVRFSREKFGEMHARLWWEENRARIHEQYL from the exons ATGTTGACGTGCATAGCTCGGCCTAAGAAACTCGGCGACGACTCACTGAGTCAACCCGAAGTCTCCGACTCCACCAACACCCCCGCCTCCGCCAACAACAAGCAACAAGCCGCCATTAAATCCCTCACTTTCCAG CTCAAGGACATGGCATTGAAGGCCTCGGGAGCTTACAGGCACTGCGCCCCTTGCACCGGTCCGGCTGCTCAGAGTCGGCTCAAGGGGACCGGCGAGTCGGATGCTGACTCGGACAGGTTCAGGTGGTCGTACCGGCGGACCGGGAGCTCAAGCTCCACGACGCCGAGGACTTGGGGGAAGGAGATGGAGGCGAGGCTCAAGGGGATCTCCAGCGGCGAAGGCACCCCCAACTCGGCAAGCGGTCGCCGAGTTGACCCGGTCGTGTTCGTCGAAGAGCGCGAGCCCAAGGAGTGGGTGGCCCAGGTGGAGCCCGGAGTTCTCATCACGTTCGTCTCCCTGCCACGTGGCGGGAACGATCTCAAGCGCATTCGGTTCAG TCGAGAGATTTTTAACAAATGGCAAGCTCAGAGGTGGTGGGCTGAGAACTATGATAGGGTCATGGAACTTTACAATGTTCAAAGGTTTAACCGGCAGGCTTTCCCGCTTCCAACCCCACCAAGATCTGAAGATGAG AGTTCAAAGATGGAATCTGCGGAAGCCAGCCCTGTAACTCCACCACTAACTAGAGAACGCCTACCTCGCAACTTGTACCGTCCAACGGGGATGGCTATGAGCTACTCATCCTCAGATTCACTTGATCATCACCCAATGCAGTCCCGCCATTACTATGATTCAGGTGGTATCAATTCCACGCCAAAACTCTCCAGCATAAGTGGGACCAAGACTGAGACATCGTCCATGGATGCTTCTATCAGAAGTAGTTCATCAAGGGAGGCAGATCGCTCAGGAGAGCTATCTATCAGCAACGCTAGCGATCTGGAGACTGAATGGGTTGAACAGGATGAGCCAGGGGTTTACATCACAATTAGAGCACTACCAGGGGGCAAACGGGAGCTTAGACGAGTCAGATTCAG CCGAGAAAAATTTGGGGAGATGCATGCCAGATTGTGGTGGGAAGAGAATCGGGCCAGGATACATGAACAGTACTTGTGA
- the LOC18769602 gene encoding protein BIG GRAIN 1-like C — protein MIYLHSINVSLQLLTFSKQTLQLHTLFPTLKLYLTVLCSLSVFLPINTLFLLGRFCVFCNPKRKMYVREKSLKEDTFPRRRRNPSFSSSLLDSIYRSIDESNGGDGDPGYVRESTVMKKQSSSAKGGSDRTNLRRAIMIENWVEKQTVQSSMLSTSASSSSESSSGAAFSSSETDSSYKPRTKPKPVAASAHSEKYMQFQEKPKHENGGGGGFTKTKLRALKIYGELKKVKQPISPGGRIASFINSIFNSGNVKKAKMCYVGAVEDVTTSEHVSKSVSCSSSSASTFSRSCLSKPSSRAKKLSNGTKRSVRFYPVSVILGEEDSQPSSHHKCVYEEDPSLMPKPSYQKFARATLLKEDLTTVGQNFARGFCDDGDDEESDHDAESYSSSDLFELDHPVGIGRYREELPVYETTNFRTNQAIAQGLIL, from the coding sequence aTGATCTACTTGCATTCTATTAATGTCTCTTTGCAGCTTTTGACATTCTCTAAGCAGACACTACAGCTCCACACCCTCTTTCCCACTCTTAAACTATATCTCACTGTCCTCTGTTccctctctgtttttctccctataaatactcTGTTTTTGCTCGGTAGATTTTGTGTTTTCTgcaacccaaaaagaaagatgtATGTGAGGGAGAAGTCGCTCAAGGAAGACACATTtccaaggagaagaagaaacccatctttctcttcttctcttctcgaCTCCATTTACCGCTCGATCGATGAATCGAACGGTGGAGATGGAGATCCTGGTTATGTCAGAGAATCAACCGTGATGAAGAAACAGAGCAGTTCTGCTAAGGGAGGCAGCGACAGAACCAATCTTCGTCGAGCTATTATGATTGAGAATTGGGTTGAGAAGCAGACTGTTCAAAGCTCCATGCTCTCGACTTCGGCTTCGAGCTCCTCAGAGTCGAGCTCAGGAGCTGCATTTTCGTCCTCTGAAACAGATTCAAGCTACAAGCCAAGAACAAAGCCGAAGCCGGTAGCGGCCTCTGCTCACTCCGAGAAGTACATGCAATTTCAGGAGAAGCCAAAGCATGAGAATGGCGGAGGTGGTGGGTTTACAAAGACTAAGCTCAGGGCTTTGAAAATCTATGGCGAGTTGAAGAAGGTGAAGCAACCCATTTCTCCGGGAGGTCGAATTGCCAGCTTCATCAACTCAATTTTCAATTCTGGGAACGTCAAGAAGGCCAAGATGTGTTACGTTGGAGCTGTGGAGGATGTGACGACCTCAGAACATGTTTCAAAGTCTGTTTCTTGCTCTTCTTCGTCTGCTTCCACTTTCTCAAGGTCTTGCTTGAGCAAGCCATCTTCAAGAGCCAAAAAACTAAGCAATGGCACCAAAAGGTCTGTGAGATTTTACCCAGTGAGTGTGATTCTTGGTGAGGAGGATTCCCAACCTTCAAGCCACCACAAATGTGTTTATGAAGAAGACCCAAGTTTAATGCCAAAACCCTCGTATCAAAAATTTGCAAGAGCTACTTTGTTGAAGGAAGACTTGACCACAGTAGGTCAAAATTTTGCTAGAGGGTTTtgtgatgatggtgatgatgaagaaAGTGATCATGATGCTGAGAGCTATTCAAGTTCTGATCTTTTTGAGCTTGATCACCCAGTTGGGATTGGAAGGTACAGGGAAGAACTTCCAGTGTATGAAACTACTAATTTCAGAACTAATCAAGCCATTGCCCAAGGcttgattttgtaa
- the LOC18771381 gene encoding phospholipid:diacylglycerol acyltransferase 1, with protein sequence MSFLRRRKGKASDSQPAPIEDESEKEQENQKHKQKQKLPSKDGGKPQKWSCVDSCCWFIGFICSIWWFLLFLYNAMPASFPQFVTEAITGPLSDPPGVKLRKEGLMAKHPVVFVPGIVTGGLELWEGHQCADGLFRKRLWGGTFGELYKRPLCWVEHMSLDNETGLDPSGIRVRPVSGLVAADYFAPGYFVWAVLIANLARIGYEEKTMYMASYDWRLSFQNTEVRDQTLSRIKSNIQLMVATNGGNKVVVIPHSMGVLYFLHFMKWVEAPAPMGGGGGSDWCAKHIKAVVNIGGPFLGVPKAVAGLFSIEARDIAVARAFAPGVLDKDVFGLQTLQHMMRMTRTWDSTMSMIPKGGDTIWGGLDWSPEGYCNCSAKKVKNNDTNTAAENRVNYGRIISFGKDVAETHSSKIEMIDFRDAVKGNNLANATHCDVWTEYHEMGVGGVKAVADYKVYTTESVLDLFRFVAPKLMTRGDAHFSYGIADNLDDPEYEHYKYWSNPLETKLPNAPDMEIYSLYGVGIPTERAYVYKLTPTAECYIPFQIDASAEGGSENPCLKGGVFSSDGDETVPVLSAGFMCAKGWRGKTRFNPSGIPTYIREYDHAPPANLLEGRGTQSGAHVDIMGNFALIEDVLRVAAGAKGEDLGGDKVHSDIFKWSENIDLDL encoded by the exons ATGTCGTTTCTCAGACGCAGAAAGGGAAAAGCTTCGGACTCACAGCCGGCTCCGATTGAAGACGAGAGTGAAAAAGAACAGGAAAACCAGAAGcacaagcaaaagcaaaagcttcCCAGTAAAGATGGAGGGAAGCCACAAAAGTGGTCCTGCGTCGATAGCTGTTGTTGGTTCATTGGGTTCATATGCTCGATCTGGTGGTTCTTGCTCTTCTTGTACAACGCAATGCCCGCTTCTTTTCCTCAGTTCGTGACCGAAGCGATAACGGGTCCCTTGTCTGACCCGCCTGGCGTGAAATTGAGGAAGGAGGGGCTCATGGCCAAGCACCCTGTGGTCTTTGTGCCTGGGATTGTGACCGGCGGGCTTGAATTGTGGGAAGGGCATCAGTGTGCTGATGGGTTGTTTAGGAAGAGGCTATGGGGTGGCACATTTGGTGAATTGTACAAAAG GCCGTTATGCTGGGTTGAGCACATGTCACTGGATAATGAAACAGGACTAGACCCTTCGGGTATAAGGGTCAGGCCTGTATCTGGCCTTGTGGCAGCTGATTATTTTGCACCAGGTTATTTTGTCTGGGCAGTTTTAATTGCTAATTTGGCTCGCATTGGATATGAAGAGAAAACCATGTATATGGCTTCGTATGATTGGAGATTATCGTTTCAAAATACCGAG GTTAGGGACCAAACGTTAAGTAGGATAAAGAGTAATATACAGCTTATGGTAGCTACAAATGGTGGTAACAAGGTGGTGGTTATTCCTCACTCAATGGGTGTTCTGTACTTTCTGCATTTTATGAAGTGGGTTGAGGCACCAGCACCaatgggtggtggtggtgggtcaGATTGGTGTGCTAAGCATATTAAAGCTGTAGTGAACATTGGTGGACCCTTTCTAGGGGTTCCAAAAGCTGTTGCGGGACTTTTCTCTATTGAAGCCAGAGATATTGCTGTTGCCAG GGCTTTCGCACCAGGTGTTTTGGATAAGGACGTTTTTGGCCTCCAAACATTACAACATATGATGCGAATGACCCGTACGTGGGATTCAACTATGTCAATGATACCAAAAGGCGGGGACACTATATGGGGTGGCCTTGATTGGTCCCCTGAAGGATACTGCAATTGTAGTGCAAAGAAGGTGAAGAATAATGATACCAATACTGCAGCTGAAAACAGAGTAAATTATGGGAGGATTATATCATTTGGGAAAGATGTAGCGGAGACACATTCCTCCAAGATTGAGATGATTGATTTTAGG GACGCTGTAAAGGGTAATAACCTTGCGAACGCTACCCATTGTGATGTATGGACAGAGTACCATGAAATGGGTGTTGGGGGTGTCAAAGCTGTTGCAGATTACAAAGTGTACACAACTGAATCAGTTTTGGATCTGTTTCGTTTTGTTGCCCCCAAGTTGATGACACGTGGGGATGCTCATTTTTCATATGGGATTGCCGACAATTTGGATGACCCGGAATATGAACACTACAAGTATTGGTCGAACCCCCTAGAAACAAA ATTACCAAATGCTCCAGATATGGAGATCTATTCTTTGTATGGAGTTGGAATCCCGACTGAAAGAGCATATGTGTACAAGTTAACTCCGACTGCTGAATGCTACATTCCCTTTCAGATAGATGCCTCAGCCGAAGGTGGAAGTGAGAACCCTTGTTTAAAAGGTGGAGTTTTCTCCTCTGATGGGGATGAAACTGTTCCAGTTTTGAGTGCAGGCTTCATGTGTGCTAAAGGTTGGAGGGGTAAGACCCGATTCAATCCTTCAGGCATCCCTACATACATAAGGGAGTACGACCATGCCCCTCCAGCTAATCTTCTAGAGGGGCGGGGCACCCAGAGTGGTGCTCATGTTGACATAATGGGGAACTTTGCATTAATTGAGGATGTTTTAAGAGTGGCAGCAGGTGCCAAGGGAGAGGATTTGGGTGGAGATAAAGTGCACTCTGATATTTTCAAATGGTCTGAAAACATCGACTTAGATCTCTGA